The nucleotide sequence TAGGCAGTTTTGTGCCGGCAAAAATAAGGTGTTAAATATGTGTCAAAATAAACTAAAATATATCCTGAGTtttctcctagatataggacagacacttcaaaacctaaTTACCTATGATTTTTTTTGGGACTGTCTTTTTTTGCATttctgaatgtgttattcaatacgtttctatgggctatagtagtaaagggcAAATTCAATATTCTatcaaataatatatatttttatacctaaaggggtccagaaattctaaataaaatagataaataatCCATGTTATGAACGTCTTTAAAAAAATCCAAATGTTAGCTTGTACTCCTAgttcagtatctctctctctctttccaccagGTGTGGTGTTCCCCTACTATCCCCGGGTGGGGCGCTACAAGCTCAACTACCACCAGGCTGAGGACGTGTGTAAGGAGCAGGATGGTATCCTGGCCTCCCATGCCCAGCTCCACAAGGCCTGGCTGGATGGACTGGACTGGTGCAACGCTGGCTGGCTGGAGGATGGCTCCGTCCAGTACCCCATCTCCCACTCCCGGGACCAGTGTGGCCGCAAGGACACCGCCGCAGGGGTACGCAACTACGgctacagacacaaagaggatgagCGCTATGATGCCTTCTGTTTCACCTCCAACCTCAATGGTGAGTGTGGGGATGTGTGGGCTTTCTTTCCTTAAAAATATGAGATATGTGAACATTGATAGGTGACGTGTAGATTCCCCAGATATCTTTCCACCATATTGCCTCTGCTCTGACTATATACAGTGTTTTCAGGTCTGTGTGGATgaagcatgtaaatcttggtggggcaataaaacaaaaaacaaagtGGGATGCATGCAGCACCGCCACTACACAACATAAAACTAAACAATACGTGAATTGCACTacaacggtgacaaacggtgcccacaaactgttagggcctacataaagctgtcccaacatcttaccactgctacacctcgctatcagcggagccttgtctggcagcgaaacagttctttcagcctcatttactgcctttaaaaaaacatagctggctgacttgcttaaacaaatgtggtttctaatgacaattgagatgtacaaattatggcataaggggacgacaagcagataagaggcaattcgTAATTTTgatgaagacattaatgagcgagccctgtacaccaagtcagaacagtaggcgaaattaagaggggtaaatagaccaaattataagctactaacagcttactacacaacatacacttagtattacttacttggctacagtatacatatctccctggcatattacagaatttatgcagcagcatacaatacatttttggactcaccttgttgtgctgtgctcacttgaacaggaaggtggcacggcagTCCTTCGTGGGAAAAatgtgtcatcaaagtctggcattctctggatttatggtgctttcaagacaactgggaacttgggaaaaaaacaaggtcgaatcatgatgacgtcattgatcttcaggtcgtagctctagaaagagaccTGAGTTCCCGATTTAcatttccgagttggatgaccgttcaaaacgtatttcccagtcggagctcgtttttttctggaattcccagttgtcttgaactcactgaagttaacagttgttttgggCGCTGCAAAAAATCAAggttcattgacagcatggccaatgttgaatgttgaaTTTTAAACTTGAAAAAGAGACACTTAATCCCTGATttaggaccacacagccactccactgaatagcaggctagtgattgctttgcaatgcttgcagttagccactgtcactgattacttccaaaccactcattgtttaatttgtgatttccaacttgttatgtaatgtttatgtccaatggccgatgagtactgatacgttttatctataatttctcttcattatttctcctCATATTGCAAGGATTAAAAATGATTTGCCactagattgtcgacttgattcatgataatgactgctagctaagattttgaaagtatgatgttgacatgatcagtccaatcaaagctactgtagatataacgtgaattgacgtaattttatctgtggccaatgaccttgagccttcttggatgggcacttctaatgtaactctatggcagcacccaaggggcttgaaatATTTTaggtctacccttagacttggcggtgatgtACTGTCCCcacgagtgacagaacactgggctaatcatggcgcaactagagaacattaccaataCCTACGCTCTGTTTTTTCtgctggctgcatcaccaccacagaaagcactgagctaggctgaaatacctgtattttggagctgccttactcaagaaagcaaaaaagagaccatgtttgtatgtggctttattaacaaTTATTTTTTTAACGTTGTTTGCAAActaatatgtgacacgtattaattccCCCCAATTTttggattaaaaaataaaaaaaattgctagaaatgtggggctcaaaaacAAAAAATGTGGGTCTCCACCTcccctgaatgatgggtcgcaACTGGTAAGGAGACTAGGCGAGGTGTATTGcgatgcagccagagagtccaCAGGGGGAAGAGGGGCATGTCTCTCCCCTAAGCCCGAGGCCATCGGATTTGGGTCAGTCCCTGTTTTGATTCTGCTCTCTTAAAAGGGCCACAGCGTCTAATGATATTCTTTCTTGAACATTAAAGCAAAATAGTCCTTTTTGCCAAGAGCTGAACTATCTGAGCTAGAGAAGAGAACAACACACTAGCCATAGTCGAACTTTAACCTGGTACTTCATAGTGGAGACCTAACAGTCTTATCATTGCCTCCCCAGTGAGTTAATTACAGTCAACAGACAGTCTGGCCTGAAATGTGGGCTATCTTCAGGAGCGATGGTGGGTGATACTGTTCCACTGACCAGCTGGAAGATATTTACCCAGTAGCCCTTGGGGAATTATAAGACAATATTACTCCCTAACAGGCAGCAGCCACATAAATAAACGGAAACAAGCCTGCTGTCAGCCGTTCTGTGGTAGAAAATGACCCTATGTTTTCTAGGTTAGCTTGTTCATTCCTCTCTGTAAAAACTTAACTCGGCCTCAGAGCTAACACTTTCAACAATCATGATCCCGTAACTGTAAATGCTTCTGGCGAGAAGTCTTCCCAGAGCAAGATGAAATTAGAATGTAAGTATTTTACAGTAATTTGAGCACTGTCCACCACCGCTGCATGCTGGTCGATTTTCAGTGGCTGCCCAGACGAATGTTTGGTTTTTGAGATTCGGAACACATTCTGCAGACAAGGGATCAAACTGTTCTGGTCTATGATAACTCATAATCTCTCCCCTAAGGGTGTCTGCTGCTGTTATCTCATGtggttctctctctatctccttctctctttctttccctcacaCCCCTGACAATTTATCTTCCTCACCCTCTGTCTCACCCCTTTCACTCCCCTTCcaaccactcactcactcactcactcactcactcactcactcactcactcactcactcactcactcactcactcactcactcactcactcactcactcactcactcactcactcactcactcactcactcactcactcactcactcactcactcactcactcactcactcactcactcactctctcactcactcactcactcactcactcactcactcactcactcactcactcactcactcactcactcactcactcactcactcactcactcactcactcacacaaacttctctcccctcctctctcctccaggtaagGTGTATTTCCTGAAGCGCTTTAAGAAGGTGAATTATTCTGAAGCAGTGAAGGCGTGCGTTCGTGATGGCTCCGTGGTGGCCAAGACGGGCCAGCTCTATGCTGCCTGGAAGATCCAGCTGCTGGACCGCTGTGAAGCTGGCTGGCTGGAGGATGCAAGCATCCGCTACCCCATCGTCAACCCACGTACCCGCTGCGGAGGGCCCCAACCGGGGGTCCGCCACCTGGGCTTCCCTGACTTGAAGTTCCGCCTCTACGGGGTCTACTGCTTCCGCACGAATGAAGAGAGTGTTAATGGTGATGTGGTGAAGTCGACCCAGGGCCCAAGGAAGAGCAGCAAGGACATCCCCATGAACACCACCTCCAGCAGAATCAtctagagagagactgagaggagggtTAAGATCACTGCCCGTACAACATAGCTCCATCCATTGCTTTAACTAAACAACATGGATAAACATCACTGACAACACATGCTAATTTGCAGGATTCACCAGAAAGGGAAAGTAACTGCTTTGTTCAATAAGGGGCGGAGTCTTTATCTCTGGGATTTCTCCTGTCTGGTGTTAAACGAGGTGGCAGTTTGTTGAGAGCGTTCCGTGCACCTTTCACTGTCTCAGAGAGGCTTAGCTAGTAACTGCAACTGATCATAACTTCTCACGCACATCAAGATTGGAAAGCCTTTCATTAAATAACTCCATAGTTGACTATGTGTCTATTGGAGGCATGGAGAGAGGCCACATGCATGATGGGGTCTCAGACTCCACAGTGTGTTCTGGTCTCAATGTGGCTTCATTTCCAGAGAAAAAGGCCCTTTGCGAGAGGCACTCGACTTCAAGCAGTGCCAGCCGGAGAGAGTCATATTAATTAGTGTGcagtacagacagagacagaaagacagagataaTTTACTATGTCTGTCTGAGTGTAATGAATGTAACACATTAAGAGATCCTCTCTCTCAGAGGCCTGATTAGCAGAGACTGATGATGAGCTTAATGCAGACTACTAATGCCTGATCAATCTGTGAATGTTGCCAGTTGCCAGCATGATGCCCAAGCTTTGCCTGGCATGGCAGGGCACTGCTCAGAGGTGCCCTTTGAGTTTACTGCGCCCCCAGTCACCTGCctctgggcacaaactggttgaatcaatgatgtttccatgtcatttcaacaaaaatatgtaatgtgatgacattgaatcaaggTGAAAACTGGTtagatttgcaaaaagtaatcaacgtaagggaattctGTCTTTTTTTTCACCCAATTTTGAACTTAAATCCAATGACGTGACATTTTGTGtttatttcacgttgaattcacgttagttgacaactcaaccaaatgtaaatgaaaactagacattgaaatgGTGTCTGTGCCGAGTGAGCAGTTGCCATGTTTGGGTAGAGCCAATTATTAAACGTTATTCACCTCAGTAACTAACTAAGTACTGGCATGCCATACCAGAGCTCAATAAACATAGTTGTGAATATTGCACTTAGATATACTTTATGACGCAATAGTTAGTCTATAGCAAGCATGTTATACCTGGATGTGATTTTAGTATCTGGGGATGAAGTTGAACTAACTGAACTATGTTATAGCTGCTTTAATAGCTGCTTAATTACCTCATATTTCTATGCAGCCATGGCTATCGATTGCACTCTTTGTTCAACTGTGAAATAGCGTGATTTTAACTGTATTGGTCATTATCTTGATGCATGAATGTATCTATAGTTAGGGCTATATGCTGACGCTGTGATACAAAAGTAACAAATGAGATCTTGACAATGATTCTGTGATATTCTGTCTTTGCATTTTCATCATCTCTACTGTGATATCCTAATAAACAAAACTAAATGAGACTGTATCAGTCGTCTTGAAGTGTTTGTTTCTGAGTAGCTCTAGAGTACAGGCTTTAGTGGAACAACACTCTGTGCACTGCCAACACAACAAAAGTGACAATGTCATTTCCATAGCAACAGTCTTAACGAACCCAAATCAAGTTCAAGGCAAACTAATAACATGAAATAATCATTCTGCTAAGTGATACATTTCAGTAAAGCAAATTGGAATGATTGAGTGAGCTGTAGCTACATCCTCGACAGCATAACCATGTTTGTTGATACATTTGTTCAAGACACATTCAAATGCCATGAAGACATATTGTGAGTATTTTAAAAAACAATCATTAGAACAGTGTTTATCAGCTATATCAATCTCTGCTATGAATTATAAGTCTACCGGCATAGAAACAAAAGGAATTAACAGAGGCAAAGCCCTGAGACATATTGACATTTATATTTCAGGGGTATTCATTATGTATTCCACATTTCAATATTGAAGTATGCTTGGCTGATCTGGTGTTGGTTCTTGAAATGCTTAAACTCAGAGGTGATTAAGTTATTCATATTTAACTACACAATGTTAAAACTCATTTTATGGAAGGCAAACGAGACCGTCTGCTTTATTTTACTCCTGAATTATTATGATATTTTAAGGGTGCTATGCAAACTTGAAGTTTcatatcatatcaaatcaaatcaaattgtatttgtcacatgtgccgaatacaacagctgtagaacTTAAAGTGAAATGTTTTAAccgacaatgcagttttaaaaagaAGTAAGAAATAAAAGAGAGTGTTAAATTAATTAAAGAGcagaaataaaataacaatagcgaggctatatactgggggtaccggtacagagtcaatgtgcgggggcaacggttagtcgaggtaattgaggtactatgtatatgtaggtagagttattaaagtgactatgtaaagataataacagagtagaaGCAGGTTAAagaggggggacaatgcaaatcgTCTtaggtagctatttgattagatgttcaggagtcttatggcttgggggtagaagctgtttagaagcctcttgaacctagacttggcgctccggtaccgcttgccctgcggtagcagagagaacagtctctgactagggtggctggcgtctttgacaattttcagggccttcctctgacaccgcctggtagagaggtcctggatggcaggaagcttggccccagtgatgtactgggccgtaggcactaccctctgtagtgccttgcggtcggaggccgagcagttgccataccaggcagtgatgcaacccgtgaggatgctcttgatggtgcagctgtagaaccttttgacgatctgaggacccatgtcaaatcttttcaatctcctgagggggaataggttttgtcgtgccctcttcacgactgtctcgtgtgcttggaccatgttagtttgttgttgatgtggaggaACTTGgtgacgccaaggaacttgaagctctcaacctgctccactacagccccgtcgatgagaatggcggcatgctcggtcctccttttcctgtagtccacaatcatctcctttgtcttgatcacactgagggagaggttgttgtccttgcaccaaacggtcaggtctctgacctcctataggctgtctcgtcattgttggtgatcaggcctaccaccgttgtgtcatcggttaacttaatgatggtgttggagtcgtgcctggccgtgcagtcgtgagtgaacagggagtacaggaggggactgagcatgcacccctgaggggcccccgtgttgaggatcagcatggcggatgtgttgttacctatccttaccacctgggggcggcccgtcaggaagtcttgGATCCAGTagcagagggagctgtttagtcccagggtccttagcttagtgatgagctttgagggcactatggcgttgaaacctgagctgtagtcaatgaatatcattcttacataggtgttccttttgtccaggtgggaaagggcagtgtggagtgcaatagagattgcatcatctgtggatctgttggggcggtatgcaaattggaatgggtccagggtttctgggataatggtgttgatgtgagccatgaccagcctttcaaagcacttcatggctacagacgtgagtgctacgggtcggtagtcatttaggcaggttaccttagtgttcttcggcacagggactatggtggtctgcttgaaacatgttggtattacagactcaaacaGGGagcggttgaaaatgtcagtgaagacacttgccagttggtcagtgcatgcttggagtacacgtcctggaaaTCGGTCTggcccttgtgaatgttgacctgtttaaaggtcttactcacatcggatgcagagagcgtgatcacacattcgtccggaacagctgatgcttttgtgcatgtttcagtgttacttgcctcgaagcgagtataGATGTTATTTAGCTCATTTGGTAGGCTTCTGTCACTGGAGTGATCAATATGTCAAGGTTAACCAGAAAGATTCCAGCCTCTACCCACTGTAAGTTAAGTAGGAACACTAGCGTGGGGAATCAGAATGCTAGGTTTGGAGTGAGAGCTCAATAATAACACTAGTTTGAAGATTCTATCTAAACCAGGGAGATTCCAGCCTCTGCCAAATATCAATAAAAGCATTGTTGGGGGGTGGACTAGGTTCTTATTTACTCTCAGAATGGGAACTGTGGAGAGAGCACAGGGATGGAGGAGCACGAGAGAGCAAACTCTGACCCTTTTGCTCTCGAATGAATGAAAGTGCTATTTTCATTTCATCAACCTCCTTTTTTTCCTGGTTTAAAATGAAATGAGGTGACCCCCCAGAGTAAATACAGCAGAATCAGACAGTGCAGGCTTCCATTTGTGTCTCATTTATCAGCGTGTGACAGGGGTCAGGCCTTCATAACTCTAGACTGAGATGAGAGAGGAGCCGTGGTGAAGGAGTGGGGGAGACCTGCGTCCCCCCACTCAGTTATGGTATGAGCCTGGGGGAGATACCAGCACATCGCCTCTCCTAGGGTCAGGGTAAGTAGACTGGAGGGCATCACCTACAGTACTGCACTCATTGGCAAACTTGTATGGAACCATCCTGAAACATTCCTTACACCAGGATACTTGAACTGGTGACTATCTGGGAGAATAAAGAAAAACGAGCAATCAGTTGCTGCGTAAATCTGATTGATTTATTGGCGGGACAAACAAACAATCGGGTTACGTTTCGTCATGAATCACCTTCATCAGAGCCTTGTATGGAACCTTACCTTGGCTTTCAGTGTGACGTGATCACATGACGCACTTCCTTGTTGTTGTGCTTTTGCACTGTAATACACAGACTTTACCCATTGGCGCACTTGTATAGAATCCCACCTTTCAGTTTGAACCGGATCCTGCCGGAACAGGATATAGCACCTCTCAGTTTTGGATTGTTTCATTACTGGAACCTATTTGCCAGGATCCGGTACCTTTTGTGGCATGAAACATACTTTTCACTGTTTGCAATGTATACATTTGAATAAAAGCGATTAGAGTTAATTCGAGTTGTCTCCTCTGTAATTCTCCTGCCCCTTAAAAAAACGAATCCTAGTGTGAAAACGTAGATTTTCTAGTAATTGATTCAGGTTGGTCCAGCCCGGGTTTATGATTTGCGCAACACCAACTCATGGCAGCTGCTGTGGTGCGAGAGAGAAGCGTGCCTGTATCCTTTctctcacagaactagaatgagattctCTTTCTatgatctcttcctctctctctgttctgatagacatgagcctgcaactaCCATCTCTCCAGAGTTGTACTTCATCATTTATTTgcttatatactgaacaaaaatataaagcaacatgtaaagtgttggtcccatgtttcatgagctgaaataaaagatcccagaaatgttccaaatgcacaaaaatcttatttctctcaaatttggagcacaaatgtgtttatatccctgttagtgagcatttctcatttgccaagataatccacctgacaggtgtggcatatcaagaagctgattaaacagcatgatcattacacaggtgcacctcatgctggggacaataaaaggccactctaaaatgtgcagttttgtcacacaacacaatgtcacagaggtctcacgttttgagggagtgtgcaattggcatgctgactccaggaatgtccaccagagctgttgccagagaattgaatgttaatttctctaccaatgtATATAatttttggcagtacgtccaaccggcctcacaaccgcagaccacatgtaacacgCCAGCCCAgcacctccacatctggcttcttcacctgcaggatcatctgagaccggccacccggacagctgatgaaactaaggagtatttctgtctgtaacaaGGCACTTTTGGTGTGGGAAAActcattttgattggctgggcctggctctccagtgggtgggcctggctcccaagtgggtgggcctatgccctcccaggcccacccatggctgcacccctgcccagtcatgtgaaatccatagattagggcctaatgaatctaTTTCAAATgacggatttccttatatgaactgtaactcagtaaaatcgttgaaattgtcgcatgttgcgtttatatttttgttcagtataaaacgaGAGCATAGGCTTTTGGCACAAGTGCATCGGCCATCGCCGGTGAGTGAGCtgcgcatcattgggtgagtcagtgaaactggaaatctttttttaggactataatttcccCCTCATATTGTATAATATTTGTGTCTCCTCCACACACTTAGGCATAGGCTGTTGATGGAATCAAGACGAGGTCGTTTTTAATGATCTCACATTCTCAGTTTTCCAGTGTAAAATTAGCCTGACATTTCAATAATTTGTGCGGTATTAAAAAAATATTCTGCTAGTCTTcagtcatgtaaaatgacataaaattgcatgaaatgcatttattaaaggCCCACATTTTCCCGGACCCTAGGGTACAAAAACAAACAATGCAAATCTACTCTACTGCTCTTGTCTAGACCACTACCCAAATGCAACGATATGCATGCTCTGCTTTATCATAAAAGGGGATTTTCCGGtacctcagagctccccaggtcacccccCTCTCACGCTCACTTTTTGTACCGACACCTtccaatttacaaatgaagcactgAGTATGGCAAGTCCTTTTAGCTTTCAGGCCCGTGGCTTGTTATGATTGAcaccacaaacacagagacagacatggaTAACATTGACTCATGGAAAATGGcatcaaattacaccctattttCCCCAAGAACTTCCCTGATGCTATATGCATACTCTGCAGCACTGTGTAATTTGTCGAGAAGATGCTGGGACATATTACGCATTATAACTATTTGGTTAGTGGAGATGAATAATTGGTTAAATTGCTAAAAAGTTGTCCTGGAGCGTCGGTATTTAAATATGCAGCTCTGCTGAGGTAATTGAAGTTGTTAGCCATCTAATGGGGCGTTGTGTGGAAAATGAATGTGAATTCACATTGGGCTCGTCAGATAGGTTTCCAGATGAAAGAATGCTGCGTCTGTTTGCTTAGCTCCCCGCACTGAGTCGGCCGTGTGAGTCCTGCTGTTGGTTGTGATTGGAAGCTGTCACACGCACAGATCAAGAGTGATCACGCTGCTTTTGCTTGCTGGACTGTTTCGAGAATCCCAGATTGGGTCGGCATAGAGTAGCAGGAGGTTAATGAAACAATTCAAAACCTTTTTTCTGCAGGAAGGAAGcgctgtatgtgtttgtgtttgtatttgtgtgtttggGGGAGCACATGgcgagaagaggaggaagagacagCCTCAGCAGAAACACAAGAGggtgagataaagagagagagagagagcagggggagggaatgagaaagagagagagagagagagggatgtagaatGAGGAGGAACTCAGACTGACTCGAGCAGGTCTTCCACAGGAATATGTAGGGAAGATTGGCTGCAGTGAAAGCTAGTGTGTTCCTATTGGAAAACAGGGAATTGAGTAGCTCCATAGGTGTGTACCACTGACCCCATTTATCTCCATCCTCACCACAGCTACAGCCTCACAAAGagtatctacactatatatatatacagttgaagtcggaagtttacatacacttaggttggagtcattaaaactcgtttttcaaccaatccacaaatttcatgtcaacaaactatagttttggcaagtcggttaggacatctactttgtgcatgacacaagtgatttttccaacaattgtttacatacagattatttcacttataattcaatgtatcacaattccagtgggtcagaagtttacatacgctatgttgacagtgcctttaaacagcttggaaaaatcaagaaaatgatgtcatggcttcagaagattctgataggctaattgacatcatttgagtgaattggaggtatacctgttgatgtatttcaaggcctaccttcaaactcagtgccaagacctcagaaaaaaattgtagaccacaagtctggttcctccttgggagcaatttccaaactcctgaaggtaccatgttcatctgtacaaacaatagtacgcaagtataaacaccatgggaccacgcagctgtcataccgctcaggaaggagacgcatactgtctcctagagatgaacgtactttggtgcgaaaagtgcaatcaatctcaaaacaacagcaaattaccttgtgaagatgctggaggaaacaggtacaaaagtatctatatccacagtaaaacgagtcctatatcgacataacctgaaatgccgctcagcaaggaagaagctactgctccaaaaccgccataaaaaggcagactacggtttacaactgcacatggggacaaagatcgtactttttggagaaatgtcctctggtctgatgaaacaaaaatagaactgtttggccattatgaccatcgttatgtttggaggaaaaagggggagccttgcaagccgaagaacaccatcccaaccgtgaagcacgggggtggcagcatcatgttgtgggggtgctttgctgcaggagggactggtgcacttcacaaaatagatggcatgatgaggatggaaaattatgtggatatattgaagcaacatctcaagacgtcagtcaggaagttaaagcttggtcgcaaatgggtcttccaaatggacaatgaccccaagcatacttccaaagttgtggcaaaatggcttaaggacaacaaagtcaaggtattggagtggccatcacaaagtcctgacctcaatcctatagaaaatttgtgggcagaactgaaaaagcatgtgcgagcaaggagggctacaaacctgactcagttacatatactaattgagtgtatgtaaacttctgacccactaggaatgtgatgaaagaaataaaagctgaaataaatcattctctctactattattctgacatttcacattcttaaaataaagtggggatcctaactgacctaagacagggaatttttactaggactaaatgtcaggaattgtgaaaaacggagtttaaatttagttggctaaggtgtatgtaaacttccgacttcaactgtatatatgcaaaagttgtggacaccccttcaaatgagtggattcaggtATTTCAGCCAaacctgtcaggacccggtgcgagaaacagtcactaataatcgtcagaacccagaagatgaggcagacacagcagtactagagatggtggtttaattaaagaacaaaatctccag is from Salvelinus alpinus chromosome 16, SLU_Salpinus.1, whole genome shotgun sequence and encodes:
- the LOC139540946 gene encoding hyaluronan and proteoglycan link protein 4-like yields the protein MLSSQPLSLGTVTCSVLIFGLYATSLPTDAEKGRRKVVHVLEDDTGAVIVQTAPGKVITHRGGSITLPCRYHHEPESSDPNRIRIKWTKVTDALVFEDVFVALGLQQRLFGSYRGRVSLEQNGPGDASVIIHNVTLEDYGRYECEVTNDMEDDTGFVNLDLEGVVFPYYPRVGRYKLNYHQAEDVCKEQDGILASHAQLHKAWLDGLDWCNAGWLEDGSVQYPISHSRDQCGRKDTAAGVRNYGYRHKEDERYDAFCFTSNLNGKVYFLKRFKKVNYSEAVKACVRDGSVVAKTGQLYAAWKIQLLDRCEAGWLEDASIRYPIVNPRTRCGGPQPGVRHLGFPDLKFRLYGVYCFRTNEESVNGDVVKSTQGPRKSSKDIPMNTTSSRII